The DNA region CTGAATCAGACATCTCCACACTTTCCTCATCCTTGAAGAGGGTTTCTGCGTCAGTTCTTTCAGACCACTTTTGATCCACGCCAGATTCCCTTGAAGACGAAATGGAACCCTTTCTACGTGATGTGTACTCTAGGCCGTGTGCGTTTGGTAAATGTACATAACCTGTACATTTCTACATCTGATGAATTGATCTTGTTGTTGCTCATACCTAAAGTACTTGCAAAATAAAATTTTGTAGTAACAGTGATGTCGAAGAATAGTGCGTTTGTGCTGTACATCTTGCTGATTTCCATGTAGTATTGATTTTCCCTGTAACCTGAGCGACTCATTGCCATATTATCTATCTGAGTCCACATAGTGAGCTGTTAATTTTTATTGGAAGACCAACGACGTACACTTTCAGACGAATGCAGTACCCCTTTCTCCTGTGATGATATTTATTCTCATTGACAAAAATGACCCAGGTCTTAGAAAAATCAATTCAGAAAAACAGAAATATATATAGACGCGCATACACTTATTAAATGGCATCCTACAACGTCAATGAAGCGCTTAGACTTGGTAATCATATACTCCTAATCTGCTGTATCATGTTAGTTTCTTTAAAATTGCCGCATCATATAACACAAGTCTGATACGACTCAATGTGAAGTATCTTGAGCTAGTTTCTTAGAGAACCAAGTTAAGTTGTACGATGTTGTCTATTCTAATGAACGCAAAAAACAAGTATCGTACGAAACAACTTCGCCCCAATGCTATTGTGTCTATTGTATCATGTCACTCTCTAAAATTAACATGCCATGCACAACTCCCTCGGTGCATGGTATCATGGATTTGATTCTTCGAGTCCCAAGCCAATTAGTCCTTCCATGATGTTGTGTACTTGTGTCGATGCTAATGGACACAAAACAAGGACCATGCAATGCTATCGTGCAATTTCCAATTATTAGATTTTGTGCCCGAACTGTATCTTCATGATAATATATTATTTTTCCCTCTGGTTACAGCCATGTGGGCGAAGAAAATATTATGGCATCTAAGCAATGCCTGATTACAATGCTTTGATACTTGGGAGTTTGACCTCATCTTTGTGAGATCTTGCAAGATTCATTGCAGATTCTTACCATCATCTCAATAGCTACAAGTAGATGCTGAGAACACTAATGTGGCTATGAACCAAACTCTTTGCCTTTCACCGTATTAGTAGGTAGACAAATACTCGTAGGAAAAGGACAAAAGGAGTAGACTTTTTCGTCGTAGTGGGATGACCGAGCACATGTGGCCTATTAGGTAGGCTACGGCGCCGCACATGGCGAAAAAGGATCTCGCCTCCGGGGGCCGGGGCCGGGGGGCTCCGGCCAGCGCGTGGTGCCCCGCTCGGCTCCCGACAGCGACGCGGCGTTGTTCTGTTCCATTCCACTCCCACATGCCGGGGAGAACAGAGAACCGAGCACCGAAATGCCACGCTCCCCACGTCTCCGCCCTGCCGCCGCGTCAACAGTGCATGGCGCACGAGTTCGGCCGGGGGTCGTcgtcctcgccgcgccgcgcgggccGCGTCCACAGTAcgcgcggccgccgctgccggcggCCGGGAAAGCGCACCGCCCGACGACGGCGACTGCTGGGAAATCTAGAACCGGCTGGTCTCGCTCCCGCGGCGACTACCCCCGGTGTGGACGCGGCGAGCCCGCGGATAACGCCCCGCCCGTCGTCTTTTCCCGTAAAAAGGATGCGGAATTGCGGACGGCCGGGCCGGGCGGTGCTTCCGCGCTCGGAGCGGCCGGTGAGTGGCGACTCCACCCATACGGGCGCATGGCCCGGCCGGCGGTGACATCTGGCCGGCTCGTTTCTCCATCGGTGGAAAAGGAAAGAGGACACGATCAGGGATAAGGCGATCGTCGTGCAAGTGCAGCTGCCGAGATGGGGCGGTCGCTTGAATTATGGGCCGTGGCCGGAAAAGCCTCCCGGTATGGCCGGTTGCCGTTGCGCTGACAGGTCAGCTATCCGGACCGAACACTCACACGCGCAGGTACACACTCGGTCAGCCGGCTTTGGAATCATTTCCGTGGAAAAAAGCTTGACATCGCCACGGGACGGGAGATCCTACCGTGCTCCGTCCAGTTCCTTTTCATACCTCTCTGGTTGGTGGTTCCTTTCGCGCTGCGAGAGCTCTGAACGATTCCAAACAGCGCAAGCTTTCGTTTCTATTTCATGATCGGGAAGTGCCATATCCGCTGATAATACTGTCATCTCAAATCTTGGTTGCAGCACGTCGTGCCACTTTGCGTTGGCTAAGGGTATATTTAGACAGACTAAAGTTAAATGCTAAATCTATAAATTAGCACTTATATCTATGTTAAAATTTTTAAATCttagctaaagtttagcccacgTTATTAGTAATTTGTTAATGTTTGGGTAGACTAGCGCTGAAATTTAGTATTTTTAGATATTAGCATTTAGATCTAAACACCATCTGAATAACAGGCCAGCAGGGTCGTGTACTCGTATTGGTTGAACAATTTACTGTGTATGCACGTTTTAAAAAGCGAATTTACAATTGTTTCTCATGGCCAACTGTTTTCTACCATGGGGAGAGGGGACATTTTCTTTCGGCCGTGCATGACTTTGTGTTACAGTACAGTGCAGCCTCCCGTCTCATCGAACGGGAAACTGTCACCTCGATCGCCAATCGCGCGCTGACGTTCTGCCTGGGTTCAAGGACGGGGCGGGAGTGCTCGGAGCACGGAGACGGAGGCACCCGCGCAACCATCCTCATCACGTCCGGTGTACGGGTGTACCCGGTCGGTCGGACGGCCCCGCGTGGCCTCACCGCGGCCACTCGGCGCCCTGGGCCGCGGGCCGCGGCGCGCACGCGCTCGGTGCTCGTTGGCGCGCGCTTAAAGGCCGGCGACCCGCGGTCCCTTTCCGCCTTCTCCAATCCACGCCCCCCGCcgcgccaccccccccccccccccccggggcgAATGGCGATCCAGCCGATCCCGTCGCCCTGTCCCATGGCGCGTCTGAACCCAACCAGGTCGCGCGCGGCCGTCGCTCTCGGAGTCTCAGGCCAAGGAGGTCAGGCTCAGGCGGGCCGCGCGGTATATAAACGCCGCGCTCTAGCTCAGCTGTGCACTCGGCGACTACTCGAGTAGCTCAGCAGTCCCAGGTTGCTGTGCGAGTAAACTCCCCGCCGAGCTTGAGCTGCGCAGAGCAGAGGTGGGGAGCGATGGACCCGTACAAGTACCTCAAGATCCGGTTCAACCCCGACGGCTCGCTGTACCGGTACGGGGAGGCGCCGCTCctcccggcggcgccggcgggggagCCCGTGGCGGtcgcggcggaggggcgcgagGACGGCGAGCAGGGGCCGCGCCGCATTGTGGTCCACTCCAACGACGTCCCGCTCAGCGAGGCCGCCGGCACGGGCCTCCGCCTCTTCGTGCCGTCCGGCGGACACGCCCGGCTGCCGCTGGTCCTCTACTTCCACGGCGGCGGGTACGTCCTCTTCCGCGCGGCCTCCGAGCCGTTCCACAACACCTGCACggcgctcgccgccgcagccccgGCGGTCGTCGCGTCCGTCGACTACCGCCTGGCGCCCGAGCACCGCCTCCCAGCCGCGTTCGAGGACGCCGCCGACGCGGTGCTGTGGGCGCGCCCGCAcgcggccgccggccggccggtgttCGTGATGGGCAGCCACAACGGGGCCAGCATCGCGTTccgcgcggcgctggcggcggcggacgccGGCGTGGAGCTGCGCGGGGTGATCCTGAACCAGCCGCacctcggcggcgcggcgcggacgCCCGCGGAGGCGGCCTCGGTGGACGACCGCGTGCTGCCGCTTCCGGCCAACGACCTGCTCTGGGAGCTCGCGCTGCCCGTGGGCGCCGACCGGGACCACGAGTACTGCAACCCGGAGCCCATGCTCGCCCGCGTCGGCGCGGCGCGACTGCGGAGGCTCCCGCCCTGCCTGGTGCTCGGCCGGCGCAAGGACCCGCCGCGGGACCGGACGAGGACGCTGGCCAACGCGCTGCAGAAGGCCGGCGTCGCCGTGGAAGCGAGGCTCGACGGCGCCGGGTACCACGCCATGGAGCTGTTCAAGCCCAACTGCGCCGCGGAGTTCACCGCGCAGGTGGCCGACTTCGTCCGCCGCcactccgccgccggcgccggcgacgtgGTTGGTGCAAGCAAGCTGTGACAGACGGCGGTCAAACCGATCGCCCGGGCGGCCGCGGTGGAGGTTGCTGTACGGCGCTTTTGGTGCAAGTTGCAGCGATGTTTACGGGCATTTCTCAATCATATCACCATCGTCATGCTACAATGCGGAGCGGCGACTTGCTCGAGCTCGCCGACGACGTCCAACGGAGAGGTAGACCCGGTGCAGTGCGGAGGTCGGTATCTCTCCGCTTCGATTCCGGATAGGGCCGCGACTTGGCTGCCTTTTCTTTCTTGTTTTTTCTTCCAGCGAGTCGATCTCGACGAGAATTCGTGGTCCGAGCCACCGGAAGTACACGGAGAGGAGGCTCTAGATCTGTTGCTGCCCTGTAGTTCACGCCAGATGATTCTACGTAGTATATTGTTTGTTTAGCTGATAGAGATTGGTTTGCACTTCTGAATAACTGAAATCGCTTTAAGTCGAGTCAAAATTCATATATATTACTCTTATTTTAGCAAATCTAAGTATATAATTTTTTCTATATATCTAAATATATACTGTACATCGAGATGTATAGATATCTAGATTCGATGAAACGACCTCCAGTTTAAATGGAGCAGTATCTTATAATAGAAACAGGGAAGATTTTCTCGCTCATCGAAGGTGGTGCTCGGTGTGTGTACTTGGACCTTGGTATCCATCCTTTCTCAAACCATACCTTTGGCAAAGTTTCCATGCTTAACTTTGCCAACGAGAAAAAGGAAACGTTCCCATCATTATCGTTCTCTCTGATgcaacacaaggataaataaataaatgtaTAATCTTCGCAAGAAagtaaaaaaaataaataatcTCCCCTTCAAGTAGCTGACCTCGCTCCCGTGCATTGGACTGGTTCCACAGTCGCAAAAATATCAGTGCACAATAGCGCCTGCAGTGGCGATACCAATACAGTCGAGCAGCTTGCGCAGTTGCCCTACAGTGCgattttcttttttgaaataAAACACTACAGTGTGAATGCAATGCAGGACTGATGTGAtgacatctctctctctctctctctctctctcatcagGCAAATCCCAATTAAATTAAGGACACCGGGGCATGGCCTTCACTCCTTCAGGGTCAGGGACAGGGACAGGGAGACATCAGATCGGCGAGAGACGCACCAACCAAAAACAATAAGTAATGATGGTCGTAGTAGGTTGCGGCAATACATTTAGGTCGTTGGCAGTAGCATCGTCGTCAATGATGAGCGTTAAACAAAGCAGCAGCAATGTCCGCGGAGCCCGTGATTGACCCAGAGTACCCATCAAaactatttttggattttggGTTATACTAACGCATTTCAATGTTTACCCAAACGATCAACCAAAACACTGTAGCCGAGCGAGGTCCCGTTTGGTTCGAGGGACTAAACGCCCCGTTGCATTGCATGTTGGATGTTAGACGCGATATTAAATATATTCTAATTACAAATAAATTTTCATCACATCGGATGTTGAATGTagtattaaatataggctaattataaaaataattgcataaatgaaggTTAATTCGTGAGACattctattaaatctaattagtctATGCTTTTATtaatgttgtgctacagtaaatatatgctaatgatagattaattagatttaatagatttgtctcgtaaattagtctccatttataaaattagttttataattagatcaTACTTTTTTTTATTGACATCCAAATATCATATATAATACGAAATAAAAATAAATCACTGGATCCAAACACGCCTGAATCATCATGCTCCGCGGCTGCCGGGAACGATAAGTCTTCGACCCCAGCAAGTCGATACGGAGAATGAAGCAATaatttctctcttctctctgcTCTCTAGCCGTGAGCCTGTAAccatgcgccgccgccgcacggaACGGAACCCGCACTGGCCACAGTTCGCCGGAGATGGATGGCTCCGATTATCCGGCGGTTGGGTCTCAATCAATTGGAACCAAATCGAGGTAGACCTCCCTTTTCCTTCGATGGCTTCCGCTCCGCTCCGTTTGAATTTCCTGCTGCAACTTGTCCTCCCCACTCCGGCTCTCCCTCATGCCCCAGCTTTAGCGCACACGCGGGAAGAGGTAGCCGAAAGCCGCCACGGCGACGGACAACGCAGCGAACAccagcgcggcggccgtggcgccgGTGCAGGCGTGTCGGCCatgccgcctgctgctgctgcctcacGGAAGGTGGGTTGGCAACGGGTGAGGCCGGTGCACGGCTGCCTGCCTGCAGCGAAGTTGGGGAACTCGCAAGCCGCGAGATAGGCGAAGGGAGGGTGTCGATTGGGTTACCCAGTAAAACTAGAACGTTCGGTACCAATTTACACTAGAATTGAGTAGGTCGATCGGACGGGCATTTACACCAAGCCGGATATTTAGGGCAATGGGTTAGTGGGTTGACCCACTGAATCTGCATCCTGACGGGTGTCCTCCGCTGTTGCGGCGCGGGGTCGGGGGGCGTGCCGGCGTGGCCGCGCGTGGTGGTTGGAGCGAGGCACGGGCGCGCGCAGGCCgttcggcggcggcgtcgcttGATGAGTCCCTCCGTCTCCGTGCACGTCCCGCCGTGCTACGCATGGTGTCGTCGGAAAAGCTGGGTTTTTTTTTCCTTGTGGTTAAATGCGGATGCACTGAGACCATTAAACGCCGGCGCCAAGTTGATCGATGGAGGCGACCAGTTGAGAAACAGGCGCGGGGGGCATGGTCCGAGCACCGCAGATCAGGAGCCGGAGGCGCATCGAAACCTTACTATGAGCAGCGCCCAGCTTATTTTGGTCCAAGGAGCACTCCTGGGTTAGCTTCGGCAGGATTGGCTGCGTCCATTTCGATAAGGACGCGTTCCAACAGCTAGGATGAAAACAAAAATAGAAATTTTGATTTTCGAAAATCATTTTCGAAATTTTATCAACTTTTAAGGCTAAATGAAAATGAAAACAATTATCCGAAAAATATAACGAAAATGATAGAAAAATATGGAAATgaaaagaaaataatttgagcACCTTCTGATCATTTTTGAGAAATATCGTATTTTCATGGTATTCTACCATATTTTACCGATAGAAATATTATATTCATATACAATACCAGCACACCCCACTATCTATATTTTTAGAATATCATATCTATATTTTTAGATTCATGACTCATTTATTCTAACTAAAAATCATAACCTAGCGATCTGAATTCACGGGATTATGGATATTTTTATGGATGGTGGGACTAATATCTAAATTTTTAGTACTATAAAATAAGATACATGTTATAGTTTCATGGGACTACGGATAGTTTCATGGATGAATGGATACTTGGATTAATATATTAACTATCAGTACTTGTGTATAGAATATGACAAGTCATATAGTTAGTGTTGTGGTCTATTATTTAATATATTTAGTGTTTTTCAAAATATCATTTTGATGGGTTTCGATCATTATCAATGCATTCTCATCAATGCATTCTCGATCGTATATTTTTATTTCCGAAATTACCCGGTGCCATTTTCGTTTCCGTTACCGTATCATTTTCGTTTCcgataaaaaatataaaaatgaaAAAAGCCTTTCGCCGCGACCGTTTTCATCCCTACCAACAACAGCAGCCCGGCAGCCTGCGTACTCCACGGAAGCAGGCAATCGTCTCCGGCATGTCGAGCACTCTCGAGACGTGAGTACAATCTTCGAGATCTAAAGCGACGTGACGAATGCGTTGAGTGATATAGTACCTTGTCTCACCGTAAAGATACACGTCACGTCTAACACTAATGGGGGCGCGTAGGAAGAAGCCGAGCGTggtggcggcgggcggtggtggATCCGGCGGCAGGAGCCGTCGGAGACGaggatggtggccggcggcgagcagagCTCGTGATGGGCCTCACGGCCTTCCGTGATGCTCCGCATCCCAGTCGCAGACAGCCCCCGCTCAACGAGTACTATGCTCCGCGGCGCGGTCGAGTCCGCTACGAGGCCGAGCCAATCAGCGCACGGGCACGGGCCCCCCTGACGGCACACCTTCCGCGGCTTGCAATTTGCCAGGCCCGCCCGCGCGAACGCGTTGCAGCTTCGGCTCGTTCCGTCCCCACCAGCAGGGGCCACACCACGCGGCCGCCAGGCGCGAGGCCGAAACTAGCCAGCCGAAAACGGGAGCCCGGGCCCTCCCTGCCGTTTTCGATCTCAGCCCTTTAAATCCGCCACGTCCCCTTCCCACGGCCCAGACGAACACGCAAACCAAACCGACACCAAACCCTACGTACCGAGCACAACACCgggagcggcgcgcggcggcatGGGCACGGGGACGGGGGTCGGCGCGCCCGCCGACCTGGTCCTGAAGGCGGCGTGCGAGCGCTGCGGCGCCGCGTCGGACCTCTACGGCACGTCGTGCCGGCACACCACCCTCTGCA from Panicum hallii strain FIL2 chromosome 9, PHallii_v3.1, whole genome shotgun sequence includes:
- the LOC112873719 gene encoding probable carboxylesterase 8, producing the protein MDPYKYLKIRFNPDGSLYRYGEAPLLPAAPAGEPVAVAAEGREDGEQGPRRIVVHSNDVPLSEAAGTGLRLFVPSGGHARLPLVLYFHGGGYVLFRAASEPFHNTCTALAAAAPAVVASVDYRLAPEHRLPAAFEDAADAVLWARPHAAAGRPVFVMGSHNGASIAFRAALAAADAGVELRGVILNQPHLGGAARTPAEAASVDDRVLPLPANDLLWELALPVGADRDHEYCNPEPMLARVGAARLRRLPPCLVLGRRKDPPRDRTRTLANALQKAGVAVEARLDGAGYHAMELFKPNCAAEFTAQVADFVRRHSAAGAGDVVGASKL